In Deferribacteraceae bacterium V6Fe1, one genomic interval encodes:
- the alr gene encoding alanine racemase, translated as MVYSKKLRSTYAKIDLTRYSNNINYLKTIGNSAAIATLKANAYGHGAVPLGKYLLQNNTCDFFSVATISEGVTLRDNLGKEPRILILGYVDSLYFNDVVNNNLIMTIYDFDIADKYHSHLTKHSIKMPVALKIDTGMNRLGFDTDLDLNMFKEKYKNFDIFLTMTHLSSPDSDDNFTKRQLSEFDDYVKKYSIDNTSVLNSSAILKYENRYRYIRPGIASFGYAYGVNDSNLKPVMSIYSNIVHIKNIKKGDSISYNRRFIADKDMKVGVLPIGYADGYPRLFTNRAYVRINEFICQVVGAVCMDMIMIDLTNVPERFYSDEVELLGDNVSGYEWGKWAETIIYELLCKISDRIPRIYVSENGNNN; from the coding sequence ATGGTGTATAGCAAAAAATTAAGATCAACATACGCTAAAATAGACTTAACACGATATAGTAATAATATTAATTATCTCAAAACTATAGGAAACAGTGCTGCTATAGCTACATTAAAAGCAAATGCTTACGGGCATGGCGCTGTGCCGCTTGGGAAGTATTTATTGCAAAATAATACTTGTGATTTTTTTAGTGTTGCGACTATTTCAGAAGGTGTAACACTAAGAGACAACCTCGGGAAAGAGCCTAGAATTTTAATCTTGGGATACGTTGACAGTCTTTATTTTAACGATGTGGTAAATAATAATCTAATTATGACAATTTATGATTTTGACATTGCTGATAAGTATCACTCACACCTGACAAAACATAGTATAAAAATGCCTGTAGCTTTAAAGATAGACACAGGAATGAACAGACTTGGATTTGATACTGATCTTGACTTAAATATGTTTAAGGAAAAATATAAAAATTTTGATATATTTTTGACTATGACGCATCTTTCTAGTCCTGATAGCGATGATAATTTTACAAAAAGACAGTTAAGTGAATTTGACGATTATGTTAAGAAATATTCAATTGATAATACATCGGTGCTAAATTCTTCGGCAATTTTAAAATATGAAAACAGATACAGATACATTCGCCCTGGCATCGCTTCTTTTGGGTATGCATATGGAGTTAACGATAGCAACCTCAAACCTGTTATGAGTATTTATTCAAATATTGTTCATATAAAAAATATCAAGAAAGGTGATTCAATCAGCTATAATAGAAGATTTATTGCTGACAAAGATATGAAAGTCGGTGTGTTGCCTATCGGGTATGCTGATGGTTATCCGAGACTTTTTACCAACAGGGCTTATGTCAGAATAAATGAATTTATATGCCAAGTGGTTGGGGCTGTATGCATGGATATGATAATGATAGATTTGACAAATGTGCCTGAAAGGTTTTATAGTGACGAAGTTGAGTTATTAGGGGATAATGTATCTGGCTATGAATGGGGGAAGTGGGCTGAAACAATTATTTATGAGCTTTTATGTAAAATATCAGATAGAATACCGAGAATATATGTGAGTGAAAATGGAAATAATAATTAG
- the prfB gene encoding peptide chain release factor 2 → MIVEEIIGRFNKLDEKFKLFIPVVKEDKLTEEIEKVDKLSVEDPDFWNKRESKTLLKEQSIKKKFLEEFRSIRQLVEDCKVMIELIEAGEEDAESELSAILEELEKRVTDFELRLILNGENDSNNAIVTIHSGAGGTEANDWANMLFRMYTMWVEKKNFKYEVLDLIPGDEVGIKSVTFNIVGDYAYGYMKGETGIHRLVRLSPFDANNKRHTSFASVFVLPEIDDDIEVNVVESDLKIDTFRASGAGGQHVNTTDSAVRITHLPTGIVVSCQNERSQHKNKAHAMKILKAKLYELEIEKRNKEKNEIESNKSEIGWGNQIRSYVMHPYKMVKDLRTRYETGNVDAVMDGNLDDFIKSYLFFVAGIKSDGV, encoded by the coding sequence ATGATTGTTGAAGAAATAATCGGTAGATTTAATAAATTGGATGAAAAGTTTAAACTCTTTATCCCTGTAGTGAAAGAAGATAAGCTGACAGAGGAGATAGAAAAGGTTGACAAGTTATCCGTTGAAGACCCTGATTTTTGGAATAAAAGAGAGTCTAAAACACTATTAAAAGAGCAATCTATTAAGAAAAAATTTTTAGAAGAATTTAGAAGTATAAGACAGTTAGTTGAAGATTGTAAAGTAATGATTGAGCTAATTGAAGCTGGTGAAGAAGATGCCGAAAGTGAATTAAGTGCTATCTTGGAGGAGCTTGAAAAAAGGGTCACTGACTTTGAATTGAGACTTATACTAAATGGTGAAAACGACAGCAATAATGCGATTGTTACCATTCATTCAGGCGCTGGTGGGACTGAGGCTAACGATTGGGCAAATATGCTTTTTAGAATGTACACCATGTGGGTTGAAAAAAAGAATTTTAAATATGAAGTGCTTGATTTGATTCCTGGGGATGAAGTAGGAATTAAATCTGTCACTTTTAATATAGTTGGTGACTATGCTTACGGCTATATGAAAGGGGAAACAGGTATTCATAGGCTTGTGAGACTTTCACCCTTTGACGCAAATAATAAAAGGCACACTTCTTTTGCTTCAGTATTTGTGCTGCCAGAAATTGATGATGATATTGAGGTTAATGTAGTTGAGTCGGATTTGAAAATTGACACATTCAGGGCAAGTGGTGCCGGAGGGCAGCATGTCAACACAACCGATTCAGCTGTCAGAATCACTCATTTACCTACAGGAATAGTTGTCAGTTGTCAAAATGAGCGAAGTCAGCATAAAAATAAAGCCCATGCTATGAAGATATTAAAAGCAAAATTATATGAACTCGAAATTGAAAAACGTAATAAGGAAAAAAATGAGATAGAAAGCAATAAGTCTGAAATAGGTTGGGGGAATCAGATAAGGTCTTATGTTATGCATCCATATAAAATGGTAAAAGATTTGAGAACGAGATATGAAACAGGAAATGTTGATGCGGTTATGGATGGTAACTTAGATGATTTTATAAAATCCTATTTATTCTTCGTTGCTGGAATTAAATCTGATGGTGTATAG
- a CDS encoding N-acetyltransferase, whose amino-acid sequence MIRSAKIPDVKEIQNLVNFHAKKGEMLTLSLSEIYERIFEFDVYEENSQILGCCALHPSWEDLAEIRSLAVKEDFIGKGIGKKLVENALKRAKDLGIKRVFALTYKLEFFKKLGFYEVSKDSLPRKIWSDCLKCPLFPDCDEIAVMIEL is encoded by the coding sequence ATGATTAGAAGTGCTAAAATACCTGATGTCAAAGAGATACAAAATCTCGTAAATTTTCATGCCAAAAAAGGTGAAATGCTAACTTTGAGCTTAAGTGAAATTTACGAGAGGATATTTGAGTTTGATGTGTATGAGGAAAATTCTCAAATATTAGGGTGTTGTGCACTTCATCCTTCTTGGGAAGATTTGGCTGAGATTAGGTCTTTGGCCGTAAAAGAAGATTTCATCGGTAAAGGTATTGGCAAAAAGTTAGTGGAAAATGCGTTAAAAAGGGCAAAAGATTTGGGTATTAAAAGGGTATTTGCACTTACCTACAAACTTGAATTTTTTAAAAAACTTGGATTTTACGAGGTCTCAAAGGATAGTCTTCCGAGAAAGATATGGTCAGATTGTCTGAAGTGCCCGTTATTCCCTGATTGTGACGAAATTGCTGTAATGATTGAATTGTAG